Within the Chloroflexota bacterium genome, the region GCGAGGCCATCAGCGGGGCCTTTGGAGCCAATGCCTGGCTGGAGAACGATCGGGTCGCCGCGTCGATGGACCTGGCCCTTCAGGACCACATCCTCCCCGGTCTCGAGCAAGCCACCTGGGACCTCGTCATCTTTGACGAAGCGCATAAGCTCTCGGCATACCGGTACGGGTCAGCTGGGAAGATCGAGAAGACCCAGCGTTATCAGCTGGCCGAGAAGCTGGCGTCGCGCACCAAACACCTGCTCTTGATGACCGCCACGCCGCACAAAGGCGACGACGAGAATTTTCGCCTCCTCATGTCCCTGCTGGACGACAAGGTTTTTGCCTCCCGAGCCGGCCTGCGGCGGGCATTGGACGGCGACCGCTCCCCCTACTTCTTGCGCCGCATGAAGGAGTCCATGCGGCACTTCGACGGGCGTCCGATCTTCCTCCCCCGGCACGTTGACACAGTCGCCTATCCCCTTGAAGCTCATGAGCAGCAGCTCTACGAGGCGGTCACGAGCTATGTGGCCACTGGCCTCGCCCGCGCAGAGTCCACCAGAAACCGGAACGTCGGCCTCGCCCTCACCATCCTTCAGCGGCGCCTCGCGTCTTCGCTGTTCGCGATCGCTCGCAGCCTTGAGCGTCGTCGCAATCGACTGTCGGACGAGCTGGACCGGGCGCGATCGAGCGGCGGTCGCACGTTGCGGGAGTCGCCGGCGCCATATCAGGTCGTCGAAGAGGACGACGACGAAGCCGAGCTGACGGAGGAGCAGGAGGATGCCCTCTCGGCTGCGTCCAACGCCCGCACGCCGGAGGAGTTGGCAGCCGAGATCCGTGAGCTCGACGACCTTATCGAACGGGCCCACGCGGCGATGAACAGGGGACCCGAAATGAAACTGCGGGAGTTTCAGCGGGTTCTTCAGAACGAGCTGGTAGCAGGCCAAAACGAGAAGATTCTCGTCTTCACCGAGCACCGGGACACGCTCACGTACCTCACGCAGAAGCTCCGGGAGTGGGGGTACGGCGTCTGTACCATTCATGGCGGGATGAAGCTCCAGGACCGCATCGCGGCAGAGAAGGAGTTTCGTGGACCGACACAGTTCATGGTTGCAACGGACGCAGCGGGTGAGGGCATCAACCTGCAGTTCTGTCGGGTCATGGTCAACTGGGACCTGCCCTGGAACCCGAATCGCCTCGAGCAGCGCATGGGTCGCATTCACCGCTACGGGCAGGAGTACGAGGTTGAGGTCGTGAACCTTGTCGCGGAGTCCACCCGAGAGGGCGCGGTCCTGATTCGTCTCATGAACAAGCTTCAGCGGATGCGTGAGGCGCTGGGCCACGATCAGATATACGACGTCATCTCGGGCGTGCTGGATAGCGGGCAGGTCCGCCTCGATACGCTCATCCGGGACGCGATCCTGAACCGCCGCTCGCTCGAAGCCATCCTGGCGGATCTCGACTTCGTCGAAAGCGAGTCCTCCTTCGCCGCTGCGCGCGAGGCGCTTGGCGAGGCGCTGGCGACGGCCAACATCGATCTCGCCTTCATCAATGGCGAGCTGCGCGAATCCAAGGAGCGTCGACTGACCCCGGAATATGTCGAGCGATTCTTCGTGGACGCCTTCAAGCACGTCGGGGGGCGACTGACGGCCGGGAGCGACCGTGACTGGCGCCTCGATTCTGTTCCGGCCGACATTCGCCGCACAGTGGCGGCCTACAACACGGGCGAGTTCGGGTCGGAACAGCGCCTTATCACCTTGCGGAAGGAGCGGCTGCGGAAGGACCCTCCGGCCGAATTCGTCGCGCCCGATCACCCCTTGTTCGACGCGGTGACCGAACGGATCTTGACGGAGGGGCGTTCCGCGCTGGCGCGGGGAACGGTCTTTGTTGATCGGGACGCCCGAGAGCCATATCTGCTCTGGTTGTTGGAAGCCGCCGTCGTCAATGGCGAGGGTCAGCGCGTGCACCGTCGTCTGGTCGCCTTGCGTCAGCGAGGAGGTGAGTTCGTACCGGTTTCGCCCGGTGTCCTCTTGGACCTGCCTCCGGCCGACGTCGCGCCCTCCATCCCCCAGGCGCTCCGCGCCAGTGCGAATGCGGATGCTGCGATCGCCGCTGCCAGCGCCGCCTACGCCGCGGAGTACCTCGCCGAAGTGACGGCCGAGCAGCAGCGGCAAGTCGACATCGTCGAGCGCGCGCTTCAGCAATCAGCGCAGGATAGCCTTGCGGACCTGCAGGCGCAGCTCGAGCGCCAGCATGAGGACCAGGCGAAGGGCAAGGAGATGGCGATCGCCATCCGCACGACCAACGAACGGATCGACGCCCTCACCTCTGAGCTTCGCTTGCGGAGAGCGGCGCTCGAACGGCGCAAGGTCACAGCCATCGAGACAGCCCACCCGGTGGGAGTCGCCGCCGTGGTTCCCGGGCCGGTTCCTCACGCGGTTGAAGCCGGAATGGGCGGCGACAGCACCGCAGTAGAGCGTGCCGCGATGCGGGTGGTCATGGACTACGAGACCCGGGCCGGCCGCAATCCGAAGGATGTATCCAAGACCGGAGTCGGCTACGACATCCGTAGCGAAGGTGCGGATGGAGAGGTGCGATACATCGAAGTCAAGGGGCA harbors:
- a CDS encoding helicase-related protein → MTIGSIPLPQPDTVLTGPFWTGPVRVLRASTSGSSIRIEAVGVTDNQYYDRTLTAEQFESLVREELGGTFTFDSSPRLFRLATEAMRIHLAHSFDPQFAVSVSQVDPLPHQLDAVYKHLLPLPRIRFLLADDPGAGKTVMAGLLMRELIQRQEVRRVLVLCPKALTDQWRREMWERFRERFVLLTGEAISGAFGANAWLENDRVAASMDLALQDHILPGLEQATWDLVIFDEAHKLSAYRYGSAGKIEKTQRYQLAEKLASRTKHLLLMTATPHKGDDENFRLLMSLLDDKVFASRAGLRRALDGDRSPYFLRRMKESMRHFDGRPIFLPRHVDTVAYPLEAHEQQLYEAVTSYVATGLARAESTRNRNVGLALTILQRRLASSLFAIARSLERRRNRLSDELDRARSSGGRTLRESPAPYQVVEEDDDEAELTEEQEDALSAASNARTPEELAAEIRELDDLIERAHAAMNRGPEMKLREFQRVLQNELVAGQNEKILVFTEHRDTLTYLTQKLREWGYGVCTIHGGMKLQDRIAAEKEFRGPTQFMVATDAAGEGINLQFCRVMVNWDLPWNPNRLEQRMGRIHRYGQEYEVEVVNLVAESTREGAVLIRLMNKLQRMREALGHDQIYDVISGVLDSGQVRLDTLIRDAILNRRSLEAILADLDFVESESSFAAAREALGEALATANIDLAFINGELRESKERRLTPEYVERFFVDAFKHVGGRLTAGSDRDWRLDSVPADIRRTVAAYNTGEFGSEQRLITLRKERLRKDPPAEFVAPDHPLFDAVTERILTEGRSALARGTVFVDRDAREPYLLWLLEAAVVNGEGQRVHRRLVALRQRGGEFVPVSPGVLLDLPPADVAPSIPQALRASANADAAIAAASAAYAAEYLAEVTAEQQRQVDIVERALQQSAQDSLADLQAQLERQHEDQAKGKEMAIAIRTTNERIDALTSELRLRRAALERRKVTAIETAHPVGVAAVVPGPVPHAVEAGMGGDSTAVERAAMRVVMDYETRAGRNPKDVSKTGVGYDIRSEGADGEVRYIEVKGHASTGDVILYYTEWQTANRMRGEFFIYMVDQALSNPKLLVVQDPVGKRVQPLERVVEYQIRGETLRALAEEA